In a single window of the Pseudomonas sp. B21-015 genome:
- a CDS encoding heavy metal response regulator transcription factor, producing MRVLIIEDEEKTADYLHRGLTEQGYTVDVAHDGVEGLHLALESDYAVIVLDVMLPGLDGFGVLRALRARKQTPVIMLTARERVEDRIKGLRDGADDYLGKPFSFLELVARLQALTRRSGGHEPVQVSIADLWIDLISRKATRAGTRLDLTAKEFSLLSVLARRQGEILSKTAIAEMVWDINFDSDANVVEVAIKRLRAKLDGPFDEKLLHTIRGMGYVLESRGVQ from the coding sequence ATGCGCGTTCTGATTATCGAAGACGAAGAAAAAACCGCGGACTATCTGCACCGTGGCCTGACGGAACAGGGCTACACCGTGGACGTGGCCCACGATGGCGTCGAAGGCCTGCACCTGGCGCTGGAAAGCGACTACGCCGTGATTGTCCTCGACGTCATGCTGCCGGGCCTCGACGGTTTCGGCGTGTTGCGGGCCTTACGGGCACGCAAGCAAACCCCGGTGATCATGCTCACCGCCCGCGAGCGGGTTGAAGACCGCATCAAAGGCCTGCGCGATGGCGCCGACGATTACCTCGGCAAACCGTTTTCCTTTCTCGAACTGGTGGCGCGCCTGCAAGCGCTGACCCGTCGCAGCGGTGGCCATGAACCGGTGCAAGTGAGCATCGCCGACCTGTGGATAGATTTGATCAGCCGCAAGGCCACCCGCGCCGGCACGCGCCTGGACCTGACCGCCAAGGAGTTTTCGCTGCTCAGCGTGCTGGCGCGGCGGCAAGGGGAAATCCTCTCGAAAACCGCCATCGCCGAGATGGTCTGGGACATCAATTTCGACAGCGACGCCAACGTGGTCGAAGTCGCGATCAAACGCCTGCGGGCCAAGCTCGACGGGCCGTTCGACGAGAAACTGCTGCACACCATTCGTGGCATGGGTTATGTGCTGGAGAGCCGTGGTGTCCAGTAA